A portion of the Candidatus Rhabdochlamydia sp. T3358 genome contains these proteins:
- a CDS encoding AAA family ATPase — protein MRGLFIASTGQHIGKTTACLGLFSGLHKLFSPLGYMKPIGQQHITTKQGIQVDKDVLVFKKHFGLTDSLESMSPILIPAGFTRDFLDKKIHIDDLRKKMITSFKTIQENKQLVLVEGTGHCGVGSIIHLNNAQVAKELKLPLILISSGGLGSSFDDLTLNITLCNQYKLSILGVILNRVLPEKQEMIQHYMRKALKRWNLPLLGCIPFDPFLSTFSMGDFELLFQTPIITGSNYRFRHFDRIRLVATSVESYREMILPNQLIITPSNREDIILATLNKHLELLDIHKEGLCAGMILTGDFAPRHYLIEQLAKADIPVLYTPLHSYTAMQKISAFTAKISTEDTDKIKEALSIAESHIDFSLLQSALNGS, from the coding sequence ATGCGAGGGCTTTTTATTGCTTCCACTGGTCAGCATATTGGCAAAACCACAGCCTGTTTAGGCCTTTTCTCCGGGCTGCATAAGCTTTTTTCTCCTTTAGGCTATATGAAGCCCATTGGACAACAACACATTACCACAAAGCAAGGTATACAGGTAGATAAAGACGTACTGGTTTTTAAAAAACATTTTGGATTAACCGATTCTTTAGAATCTATGAGCCCTATTTTAATTCCCGCTGGTTTTACTCGTGATTTTTTAGACAAAAAAATCCACATTGATGATTTGCGTAAAAAAATGATCACCTCTTTTAAAACAATCCAAGAAAACAAGCAATTGGTTCTTGTAGAAGGTACCGGGCATTGTGGAGTGGGTTCTATCATCCATTTAAATAACGCTCAAGTAGCCAAAGAGCTAAAACTTCCCCTCATTTTAATCTCTTCAGGAGGTTTGGGCTCTAGCTTTGATGATCTAACACTAAACATTACCCTATGTAATCAATACAAACTATCCATTCTAGGAGTGATTCTTAACCGTGTATTACCTGAAAAACAAGAAATGATTCAGCATTACATGAGAAAAGCACTTAAACGCTGGAATCTTCCTTTATTAGGATGTATTCCTTTTGATCCTTTTTTAAGTACTTTTTCGATGGGTGATTTTGAGTTGTTATTTCAAACCCCTATTATTACGGGGTCTAATTATAGGTTTCGCCATTTTGATCGTATTCGATTAGTTGCAACCTCCGTGGAAAGCTACCGCGAAATGATTTTACCCAACCAACTCATTATTACACCGTCTAATCGTGAAGATATTATTTTAGCTACGCTTAATAAGCATTTAGAATTACTAGATATCCATAAAGAAGGTCTTTGTGCAGGAATGATTTTAACAGGAGATTTCGCTCCCCGCCATTATTTAATAGAGCAATTAGCAAAAGCTGATATTCCCGTTCTTTATACGCCTTTACACAGTTACACAGCGATGCAAAAAATTTCTGCTTTCACTGCAAAAATTTCGACAGAAGATACCGATAAGATTAAAGAAGCCCTTTCTATTGCAGAGAGTCATATTGATTTTTCTTTATTGCAATCTGCTCTTAATGGTAGCTAA
- a CDS encoding NUDIX domain-containing protein — protein MQRQFTATVYIIKEDKVLLLMHPKFHKWLPPGGHLEENETPHECALREVLEETGLKVGFYQDEYFQVSHKNACSIPRPFLCLLEEIPAWNQILEHQHIDFIFVGYPIEEGLVKEFPYQWFSKGQVLELREEEIFPDAKQIICEIFNSNRFSIKV, from the coding sequence ATGCAACGACAATTCACAGCAACTGTGTACATTATCAAAGAGGACAAAGTTCTTTTGCTAATGCACCCTAAATTCCACAAATGGCTTCCTCCAGGAGGACACTTAGAAGAGAATGAAACCCCTCATGAATGCGCTTTAAGAGAAGTGTTAGAGGAAACAGGCTTAAAAGTGGGTTTTTACCAAGATGAATATTTTCAAGTATCTCATAAAAATGCCTGTAGCATCCCACGTCCTTTTTTATGCTTATTGGAAGAAATTCCAGCTTGGAATCAGATCCTTGAGCACCAACATATAGATTTTATATTTGTTGGATATCCGATTGAAGAGGGTTTAGTCAAAGAATTCCCTTATCAGTGGTTTTCTAAAGGGCAAGTTTTAGAGCTAAGAGAAGAAGAAATTTTTCCTGATGCTAAGCAAATTATTTGTGAAATATTTAACTCAAATCGCTTCTCTATAAAGGTTTAA
- a CDS encoding MazG nucleotide pyrophosphohydrolase domain-containing protein: MKEFTDLIETIDKIINNCEWSCRQNLKSLQPYLLEEVHEVIEAIDLDLDEPIREELGDMLYTLLFCAKIAEKDKRFGLTSILSNINEKLIRRHPHVFNNLKVHSIEEIAENWQKIKKTESKGVLSGISENLPSLARAQKILHRLKANGFPRLKSELLPLDTEEQIANSLIDVLMTADSKGIDVEGALRRKLAHLQLQFESWENS; encoded by the coding sequence ATGAAAGAATTCACTGATTTGATAGAAACAATAGATAAAATTATCAATAACTGTGAATGGTCTTGCAGGCAAAATTTGAAGAGCTTGCAACCCTATCTTCTTGAAGAAGTGCATGAAGTGATAGAAGCTATTGATCTGGATTTAGACGAACCGATTAGGGAAGAATTAGGAGATATGCTTTATACTCTTCTTTTTTGTGCTAAAATTGCAGAAAAGGATAAACGATTTGGTCTAACTTCTATTTTATCAAATATAAACGAAAAGCTGATCCGTCGTCATCCTCATGTTTTTAACAACTTAAAAGTGCATAGTATAGAAGAGATTGCAGAAAACTGGCAGAAGATCAAAAAAACGGAATCTAAAGGGGTGCTTAGCGGTATTTCAGAAAATCTCCCTAGTTTAGCTCGAGCACAAAAGATTCTACACCGTCTTAAGGCAAATGGTTTTCCTAGACTCAAATCAGAACTTCTACCGTTAGATACAGAAGAGCAAATAGCTAACTCTTTAATCGATGTTTTAATGACAGCAGACAGTAAAGGAATTGATGTAGAAGGTGCTTTAAGAAGGAAACTTGCCCATTTACAACTGCAATTTGAGAGCTGGGAAAACTCTTAA